In the Brachionichthys hirsutus isolate HB-005 chromosome 1, CSIRO-AGI_Bhir_v1, whole genome shotgun sequence genome, CTGTTTGCAGGATAGCAGTCATCAGTGTGTTGCTCTGTCCAGCCATCTGTTCATGATAAAGTGTTTCTTTAGCTGGATACTGTAAATGCTAGCTTCACACACATATTAATCATAAtgaattttcacattttgaagtttcaaaagattttacttttttttagtttccatttgaacattatttttaaggtttataattaataatataagaGTCTGCATCTTGTTCAGAGTATAACTGTAGCTTCATCAGCCCACATGCATATTGACCACATTGGGCAGTTTTTGATATCAAGAATTTTCTActacttttgttttgtgtggttTCCATTGAAACatgttgttttaattgttttttttgatcTCACAAAGATATATTTACTTCatcaatattttaaaacaatcaCGATAGGGAGATTTTCCTTTTActattttgatatttttaatattttatgtgGAAAGGTGAGTTAATGTGGAACATAGTTCACATCCAAAATAGTCTACACTTCTCTTTGGAATGGAGTCCATGTCATATACTGATGCATTTTTTAACAgtgtttttggtgatgatggGGGTGGGGATGGGGTATCAttgaaaaaagacatttattatattttcatatttatttattccagaaaCTGTTCTTGTGATGTGAAAAGCAGTAAAAGCATGTTTCATTTTGCCTCCCACGGCACTCTAATACAAAAAAGATTTTTCCTTCACAGCGATAAACTAATGTAGAAGCGACAGTACAGGGAGTCTCGATATTTGTAAGGAGACTACAAACATCCTTCGGCGTGGAAGTGACCAGCTGCGTCTGCGGGTCTCCTTGCTCTTGCAGTTCATGACCTAATGAGACGGATCATGATGTGATGCCTTTTCTTGTTGTAATTCAACTCATGCAAAGTTCTTCTTGAGGAAGTTTATGAGTCCGTTGGTGGACGAGTCATGAGAGTGGACTTCTGCAGCGTCTGCGAGCTCAGGTTCGATCTTCTTTGCGAGTTGCTTGCCCAGTTCGACTCTAGTCATGCAGAGGGAAGAGACAGCAGAGCGCTGTGAGTTCAGCATGCAGATACTTGAAGCACATACCAAAGGTTTTCATCTGCTCTTGCCACATGAGCAGTGTGAGCTTGCTATTTATGTCCCAGTATTTTCAAAAAGCTCATTTACAGATGTCTTCAGACTTGAAAGAGTTCATGCATAAAATAGAAGATGAAATTTCCGGGATTCTTTTTTCAACAGTCCTTACACAATCTGAAAAATGTCACCAATACTTTAATTAACACCAATCCCATCCAGGCATCCTTTATTTCCCTGAAATTATCATAAATAAtgtcataaatatattttacatgtgtgtgtgcatgctcaaAAGTTAAATATTCAAAAGTAAGATTCTATACATCATTCAACAGTCATTCTTTTCAGGTGACTAAGTTTTACTTCACATTTCTATCTCCAAATTGAGCCTGACACATTTAGCATTTCTGGGAAATTTGGAAACTTCATTTGGATCTGAAATTACGTTATGTGGGCTTAAATAAATCTTGGCTGCGTAACCAAATGATGACTGGTTGCTGCTTAAAAAGTGTTAAGGAAATGTGAATGGCACAAAACTACACTGTTATTAGCTGTATGCATATATTATGTTTTGTAAACTGTCTCACCCCCACTGGTCAAAACTGTTGATCTCCCACATCACCCCCTGGATGAAGATCTTGTGCTCATACATCGCTGTGAAATAAGACAAAGTAAGGCTGAACAcatacaaaaagaaaattgtaCATAACACAACCCAACTTCCAGCAGACTGCTGGTTGCTATGCAACAGTGTTCCTGATTAAACCACATCTGTACGTTTTtagaattgtgttttttttcttaaagttaTGTCTTATAGTCTAATTAGTAGTCATATCAGATGTTACGGTACACAGTTGAGGAATGTAACGCACAGAGATAAGGACATAATTATCTTTTAATGTGTGCTTTAAATAGAGGTGAAGACACGCTGATAAACATGtgagatgattttttttcaaatcaacttgcggggaaaaaagaaatcagtagAATAAAACTGGCGTGGCATAAACAATAAGTCACAAAGAGAAATAGAGGCTGGAATTGTTTCAGACATTCaagcaattaaaacaaaatcactCACTGTTAGACTTTTTCCAAACTATCCATAGAATCTAAACAAAACTACGACTAACACACTATCATTTTATTTAAGGTGAGGATCTGCACGTGTATAAGGACACGCCGCTGACACTCACCTATGAGTGCTCCGAGAGTGTGTGGGGACAGCTTATTGAAGATGATTGAGTTGGTTGGCCTGTTCCCTGGGAATACCTGTCAAACAGGGGGGGAGACATGTAACCCatatgaatcactgtgtgcacgGCTTCAAACAGCCTTCAAAAGGTTTGGATCTTTGTGTTGGACAATGTcactggggggagggggtggggggaacCCTAATATTTGACTGTAGTCAgataatttaaagttttaaattgAGGTTTAAGTTTAAGCATCGTTATAAATCTCTTTCTTTACCACAGTCAATCTTTGTTCCCACTTACTTTATGTGGCAGGATTTTCTCCAGGGCCTCTCCGCTCAGTCCGCTGGCCTCAAGCTCCTTCTTGGCCTCCTCTGTGGTCTTACCTTTCATCAGGGCTTCTGTCTGGGCCAAGAAGTTGGCAAAGAGGATCTATATCCACATAAAACAAGGTCACCCAACTTACAGATACAGTGTATATCGCAGATGCCCGTAGTTTTCATGTTACCAATAGGTGTATATATATCCATAGCACACCTTTTCACAAAGCTGAACTGTGAATTTCCTCATTATTTAGCGGATCACATATTCATCTGCATATGGCTGCAAAAGGGCAAGAGCTCTGTAGAGGTCGGATTGACATCAaggttcaggttttttttttacttctgctGGACAAATATGTGATCGTGAAGGACAATCTCTGAaatgctgtatatatatatatatatatatatttaaggttTCCTGGGTGTTTAATATTTTTGGTAACTGCACActgctgcagatgttttttGGATCATTATTTCATAAGCGTGTTTCAAATGAGTCCTGAGTCCTCTAATGCAGCGATACCTTGTGGTGCAGGTTGTCCCTGATGGGATGTTGTGACTGAGCTGGAATCAGGAAATCACAGGGCACCATGCGCGTTCCTGGACAAAGTCGGTCGGGATTAATGACACAAGTTACCCAGCTAGCCAGCTAGACAAATACAAATGGGACAATAAGCCCCGACACACTGACTCGTGTAAATGTCTCTGCTGTGGAATGATCTTGATTGATGCTACCTTGATGGATGAGCTGGTAGAAGGCGTGCTGTCCATTGGTTCCTGGCTCTCCCCACACGATTGGCCCGGTGTGGTAGTTTACTCGTGCTCCCTGATTAGTGATGTACTTTCCATTTGACTCCATGTCACCCTTAATAAAGAACATATTCCTATTGAAGCATTCTTTTTAGTGGATTTATAGAATTCTGACTCTGTTTCTATCGCCGTGTTAAGTCTAGTCTGACAGACAGGTCTAACCTGTTGGAAGTAGGCAGCAAAGCGGTGCATGTACTGGTCATAGGGTAACATGGCATGGCTCTCACTGTGGAAGAAGTTGATGTACCAGATGCCCAGCAGAGCCAACAGAACAGGAGCGTTCTTATCCAGAGGAGCAGTGCGAAAGTGGTTGTCCTGCAGCAGATAGAGGGATGCTCTATTATGTCCAATGCTTTCTGCACCGCCCGCTCAGGTTGGCTGATATGTGTGAATATGTTCTACAGGTGGAAAACAGAAAGTAAAAAGTACCTTACCATCCAATGAGCTCCTGAAAGAAGCTTTTCAAAGTTGTCAAAGCCTGATGAAAAGAGGAAGTTCGGCAGAAACATGAATTGATTGAACAAAACGTTGATTTTAAGTTGGTTTCATGTGGCTGcaaaaacaatacaattttaCACACCAATATGCAAGGCAATGGACATCCCAATAGCAGACCACAGGGAGAAACGTCCACCTACCCACTAGAAGAAAAGACACTCTGTAAATATATCCATACCTTGTCCAAAAATCCTCATGAAGTTTTGATGAAAGAGAAGCATGTTGTGCTCACAGTAGAGGATACACATTTTTGTAATGAACTTCTGTTTATGCAGAACATACAGGATATCTGCATCTCTAATGAGCATTAACAAGATTAAAACATTGTAGTTGGCCCTTTGTAATTTCAATTGTAATATTTAGCAAAACCCCCCTGTCAAGTTTGTCAAGTCTTTCTGCTCTCTtagagattttaaaaaaaactaaatatctttctttttttttttttttttacataaatgccATATTGAACCTTCTCTCAATTAAATATCAACAATGTGGCTAAATGTGTCTTTCTGACCTTTGGTGCACCCAGCCTTTACAGTGACCTCTGCAAGAGAAGGTCGCTACCAATAATAACCGAGTCTGAAAAGAGAGGCTTCTGATtacccagcagcagctgctgagtGTTCGTCCCACCTACTTCACAGGTCAAAAGCCCTGCTTATTTATAGCTGCTGCCCGTTGCCCCGTCACAGTCTGTTGGTGAATACAGGACCTGCAGTCTGCTTAGAGAGGACTCACATCCCAGAACTCAAACATGTTCTCTGTGTCGATGCCGAAGTCCGTCACTTTAGGCTGAAGGGGAGGCAGAAAAGTTAGCGTCAGATATTTCGAGAGGCAGTTCTTGATTCTAACCTGGGAAAAGGGATTTGTGACTTACTCCATTAGTGGAAAGGGCCACAAAGTGCTTGGCAACAGCAGTTTTCTATGGGAAGATACACAGGATACGGATGGAGAATATCGACAAACGGGCAAACGCTGCTGCTGAATGAGGCGGCCGCATACTCACATCCTTGGCATGTTCGAGGAACCATGCTTTGGCAGACTCGGCGTTGGTTATGGTCTCTTGGGTGGTGAATGTCTTTAATTAGAATATTAGATTGGCCAAATAAGTAATAATCAGATCTCCACATATAATGCCTACACAAGAAGAACTAGAGTGTTCCATTAAAAAATGACACACCAGCAGATACCGACACaatctgtctgcctgctttAAGATGTTTAATACTTAATATAAGGCAAGGATTCTCCTGAATGAGTTCACAAACTGTTGTCGATCTTTTAGCTGTTGCTGCTCTTTGCATGCTACTTATGCTAAGGCTGATAAGCAATTATCCAGACATGAATGCCAATCCAGGAGAGATTACCTTGGATGCAACGATGAAGAGGGTCGTCTCAGCGTTCAGCTGAGCCAGGGTTTTGACGATGTGAGTTCCATCGATATTTGACACAAACCACACTCGTGGCCCGCCCTTTGAGTACGGCTTAAGTGCCTCAGTCACCATCAATGGCCCCTGGATATCAAGAGAATTCAACAAAGAATTTCAAATCAATCTGTGGCTGCACTGAGTGTCGCATGGCTTATTGAAAATTTCAATGAAATACATCAACAAGGCATCTTTTCCATAAATTACACTCACAAGGTCAGATCCTCCGATGCCAATATTGACAACATCTGTGATGGCTTTTCCCGTGAAGCCCTTCCACTCACCGCTGCGAACTCTCTGCAAAAGATAAGCACAATCATAATAAACACTGAGTGGATTTCTCGACTGAATACAGCAATGGGAGACATGGGAAGGACTATTGAACTGTTCCTGGGCAGCGTGTGATTGATAATCTTTGTGCTCACCTGACAAAAGCCCTTCATCTTCTCTAGAACCTTATTTACATCTGGCATCACATCCTTGCCCTCCACCATGATGGGAGTGTTGGACCGATTCCTTAGAGCCACATGGAGCACAGCTCGGCCCTAGATAAACACAACACGGGCAGACACAAATTCAGAGACTCACATTGTGGTATTGATCAAGGGTTTTTCCAATTTCCATTGCATTCATTGTTATTCTCTAACAAGCCAAAAAAGAAGTTTAGGTGGAAGAACCATTTTGTCACATGTAAATGCGCTGTCAAGGAATAAACACAGGAGTATGTCAAGCAACTGCTGGCATTTAGTCCGCAATGAGCACCTCAGTGAAGTTGATCTTCTCTCCAGTGAACATCTTGTCTCTGGCAGCTTCAATGTCTCGTGACTTGGCCTGCAGAAGACAACAAATGCAGGTTAATGACAGCGGTATCATTTAATGGGTAAAAAATTAAATGGCTATAAAAGTCAATCCCACAGCAAACAATGCATTTATACTGTGTGTATATTTTcctcttatatatatatatatcagatgAATAGAATCTCACTGCAGCAACAATAATATTTCCATCTCAGTGTTGCATACATGAGCTTTTCAAATTGTATTATTCGGGAGATAATAAGCCAATCGACACAATAATTTTAAACGGAACCAATAATCAATATAGAAATTAATTTACCAGATCAAGCAACATCTTCATGACTTCAGCAGTGATGAGATTCTTTGAGTAATCCAGAAGAATGTCTCCATCCTCAGTTTTAAGTATTAGACTGTGAGAAAGGCATCAATGAATGTACAGCAATGATTTTGCTATTTTCTGTGTATGTTATATAACTAACGGAATTATCCTGTTTTTGATGGGTGGTTTGACATCTAGCCTTTAATATTATGATATTATGTTTTTGGAAAGCTCTGTACCTGAACTTGTTGAATCTCTCCTTGTCATCATTAAACATATGCCTCATGTTGAGGTTGAGGGCGTGGGCTGTGAACCAGTCCTGCAGCTTGTGGAAGTTGGGGTCTTGTGTGAGTCCCATGATGTCCAGAAGGGCTTGCTGTGCTCCGCTGTGTGCAGCTACTAAGGCGGAGTGGGCCATAGTGGGTGAGAGGCAATGCTTTTAGAAGGGTCCGGTCCAGTTCCAAACTAGCTCCTCCTACATATCCCCACCACACCCCCACGGTATTGCAGTGCACGTTGAATGTCATGGGTACAGCAAGGCAGTGACATGAAgttcaatgttgttgttttaataggTAACATTACCACTGTTGTTCTGAAATAAGACATGACATGTGTACTCTGGGAATAGTCAATTCACAATAAATTACCACTTACATTATAGACAAAAATACACTTAAATTGAAAATATTATAGGTGTGTTGGGATTTTCCTTTATTGTTGTTGCAATAATGCAGTGTTTTAGAAGTTATGCTTGTtgaaaatacagaaaaacagaattaaaaagTTTGTCAGTTCTGTTTTAactaataatttcattaaaatacattCTATTTTTATAGATTCTTTTGTCTGAGCAATTCCCTTTTATCCCATAGAGATTTGAACCTTCTTCAGTTTTGCCATGATCTGAATCCGGCAGTAAAGACCAAAATCATTCCTCCATTGCAGTCACTAAAAGGAAgcttgaaatgtatttaaaaatcgACAAATAAGGTGCGGCACgcattataaaatattttgtggACTTGATCTCCCCCCAGTGACCATTTTCAAAAGTATGCATTACGAGATGTAATATTCTTTTTGAAACATTAGAGGGCGAGAAAGGCTAAATCTGTAGTTTAAACAAATCACAATTTTTCGTTATACAGTATATGAAGTCTAAACAACGGACAACGTATAGACTTGTAGGCTCGTCATATTATAAGCTTTCATTTTGAgaaactttgtttttttatattttaaaagtgatttaaaaataaatattttttcactTCTAGTTAAATTA is a window encoding:
- the gpib gene encoding glucose-6-phosphate isomerase b, which codes for MGLTQDPNFHKLQDWFTAHALNLNMRHMFNDDKERFNKFSLILKTEDGDILLDYSKNLITAEVMKMLLDLAKSRDIEAARDKMFTGEKINFTEGRAVLHVALRNRSNTPIMVEGKDVMPDVNKVLEKMKGFCQRVRSGEWKGFTGKAITDVVNIGIGGSDLGPLMVTEALKPYSKGGPRVWFVSNIDGTHIVKTLAQLNAETTLFIVASKTFTTQETITNAESAKAWFLEHAKDKTAVAKHFVALSTNGPKVTDFGIDTENMFEFWDWVGGRFSLWSAIGMSIALHIGFDNFEKLLSGAHWMDNHFRTAPLDKNAPVLLALLGIWYINFFHSESHAMLPYDQYMHRFAAYFQQGDMESNGKYITNQGARVNYHTGPIVWGEPGTNGQHAFYQLIHQGTRMVPCDFLIPAQSQHPIRDNLHHKILFANFLAQTEALMKGKTTEEAKKELEASGLSGEALEKILPHKVFPGNRPTNSIIFNKLSPHTLGALIAMYEHKIFIQGVMWEINSFDQWGVELGKQLAKKIEPELADAAEVHSHDSSTNGLINFLKKNFA